The proteins below come from a single Hemitrygon akajei chromosome 2, sHemAka1.3, whole genome shotgun sequence genomic window:
- the LOC140721070 gene encoding probable G-protein coupled receptor 139 — MGRALILYVKEVCYPILAAFGIPANVVTTVILYRGNCGLSKGITRYMMSMAISDLFVLIVHVLLREIHSYYTPNSFLSLSAVCPSYIHLRLHSLDYSVWLTVSFTFDRFVSICCPKLRHRYCTERTATVVIVFLCVLSCLKYIPFHFMYEPSYTIDNVNWGCRPKPVYFTSDWWVAFTWMCSISVSLLPFAIILLLNGLTVRHIIATGRVRRRLKGQDGKDSETENRRKSMVLLFTVCGTSILLWTTASVTNICTRVTINFQGKDLTSPSAVANEVGILLMRVSVGANTCIYAMTQSKFRQELKNGIKSLNCFTIIPMHRARQTA; from the exons ATGGGAAGAGCTCTAATTCTATACGTGAAGGAGGTTTGCTATCCGATACTAGCAGCGTTTGGCATCCCAG CGAACGTGGTGACGACTGTGATCCTCTACCGGGGAAATTGCGGTCTCTCCAAGGGAATCACGCGGTACATGATGTCAATGGCTATCTCAGACCTGTTCGTGCTCATTGTTCACGTGTTGCTCAGAGAAATCCACTCTTACTATACACCTAATTCTTTCCTCTCCCTCAGCGCAGTATGCCCTTCATATATACATTTGCGACTCCACAGCCTGGACTATTCCGTCTGGCTAACCGTGTCCTTTACCTTTGACCGTTTTGTCAGCATTTGCTGTCCAAAACTGAGGCACAGATATTGCACGGAGAGGACGGCCACCGTGGTGATTGTGTTTTTGTGCGTGCTGAGCTGCTTAAAGTACATCCCCTTTCACTTCATGTACGAGCCTAGCTACACCATAGATAACGTGAACTGGGGATGCCGGCCGAAACCCGTGTACTTCACCTCCGACTGGTGGGTGGCTTTCACCTGGATGTGCAGTATATCTGTTTCCTTACTCCCCTTCGCTATCATTCTTCTCCTTAACGGGCTGACGGTCAGGCACATCATAGCAACCGGCAGGGTCCGACGTCGCCTAAAGGGACAGGATGGCAAAGACAGCGAGACGGAAAATcggcgcaaatccatggttttactcttcacagtTTGCGGCACGTCCATACTACTCTGGACGACGGCATCGGTAACTAACATCTGTACTAGAGTCACAATTAACTTTCAGGGCAAGGATCTCACAAGCCCCTCTGCTGTAGCCAATGAAGTGGGGATATTGCTTATGCGTGTCAGCGTAGGagccaacacgtgtatctacgcAATGACCCAAAGTAAATTCAGgcaggagctgaagaatgggatTAAAAGTCTAAATTGTTTCACCATTATACCCATGCATCGGGCACGGCAGACAGCCTAA